The Anomaloglossus baeobatrachus isolate aAnoBae1 chromosome 7, aAnoBae1.hap1, whole genome shotgun sequence sequence GTCGTTGTCCCGCTGCTGGCATTGCCCTCTCCCGCCGCCGGACACTATGAGATGCTGGGCACCTGCCGGATGATCTGTGACCCGTACACCGGGCACACGCCCAGCTCCCCGGGAGAAGCTCTGCAGGACCTCAGCGGGGCCCCTCCGCCCTTCATCCAGGGACCCAAGGGTGATCCAGGCAGAGCAGGCAAGCCGGGACCTCGGGGGCCCCCTGGAGAGCCGGGAGCCCCGGGACTGCGCGGTCCCCCGGGAGAGCGGGGCGAGCCGGGCAGAGCGGGGGGCTCCGGGGCTGCCGTGTCTCCTGTCCTCCCGGGACCCCGCATCGCCTTCTATGTCGGGCTGAAGAGTCCACACGAGGGCTATGAGCTGCTCA is a genomic window containing:
- the C1QL2 gene encoding complement C1q-like protein 2 isoform X2, whose translation is MLWIAVVVVPLLALPSPAAGHYEMLGTCRMICDPYTGHTPSSPGEALQDLSGAPPPFIQGPKGDPGRAGKPGPRGPPGEPGAPGLRGPPGERGEPGRAGGSGAAVSPVLPGPRIAFYVGLKSPHEGYELLKFDDVVTNVGNHYDSSTGKFTCQVPGIYYFTYHILMRGGDGTSMWADLCKNGQVRASAIAQDADQNYDYASNSVVLHLDSGDEIYVKLDGGKAHGGNNNKYSTFSGFILYPD